A genomic window from Streptomyces sp. NBC_01429 includes:
- a CDS encoding CDP-alcohol phosphatidyltransferase family protein, with protein sequence MAALNDTYDTYNTYSSRVLRQDTAVGAGAQILLLALLGTATGLGPLGWLTGLAFTVATWALLTRALDRSWPRTRSFGPANGVTLARTTLVGGVTALVADSFVRPPAVTALVALTTVALILDAVDGQVARRTGTVSALGARFDMEADAFLIMVLSVYVSQSLGAWVLLIGAMRYVFVAAARAMPWLNGALPPSMARKTVAALQGVALLVAASGLLPRPAALVLVLGALALLTWSFGRDIGGLWRGRARVPVSVPVSLPVSVPAPVWRERRVSH encoded by the coding sequence GTGGCCGCCCTGAACGACACATACGACACGTACAACACCTACAGCTCAAGGGTGTTGCGCCAGGACACGGCCGTGGGGGCGGGCGCGCAGATCCTGCTGCTCGCCCTGCTCGGCACGGCGACCGGACTGGGGCCGCTGGGATGGCTCACGGGCCTGGCGTTCACGGTCGCGACCTGGGCCCTGCTCACCCGCGCGCTGGACCGGTCCTGGCCACGGACGAGGTCCTTCGGACCCGCCAACGGGGTCACACTGGCGCGGACCACACTGGTCGGTGGTGTGACCGCGCTGGTCGCCGACTCCTTCGTCAGGCCGCCCGCCGTCACGGCCCTGGTCGCGCTCACCACGGTGGCGCTGATCCTCGACGCGGTGGACGGCCAGGTGGCCCGGCGCACCGGCACGGTCTCCGCGCTGGGAGCGCGCTTCGACATGGAGGCCGACGCCTTCCTGATCATGGTGCTGAGCGTGTACGTCTCCCAGTCGCTGGGCGCGTGGGTGCTGCTGATCGGCGCGATGCGCTACGTCTTCGTCGCGGCGGCACGGGCCATGCCGTGGCTGAACGGGGCGCTCCCGCCGAGCATGGCGCGCAAGACGGTGGCCGCGCTCCAGGGCGTCGCCCTGCTCGTGGCCGCGTCGGGACTCCTGCCGCGCCCGGCCGCTCTTGTGCTCGTCCTCGGCGCGCTGGCGCTGCTGACCTGGTCCTTCGGCCGCGACATCGGGGGGCTGTGGCGGGGCCGGGCGCGGGTTCCCGTATCCGTACCCGTATCCCTGCCCGTATCCGTACCGGCCCCGGTATGGCGGG
- a CDS encoding zinc-dependent alcohol dehydrogenase: protein MKRPARAFWLRSPGHGEIRDVTLPEPGADDVVVRTLCSGVSRGTESLVFRGGVPQSQHALMRAPFQDGDFPGPVKYGYLNVGVVEEGPRDLLGRTVFCLYPHQSRYVVPASAVTPVPDSVPAGRAVLAGTVETAVNALWDAAPLIGDRIAVVGAGMIGCSVAALLARYPSVRVQLVDADPRRAAVAEALGVGFALPEDALGGCDLAVHASATEAGLARSLELLGPEGTVLELSWYGDRRISLPLGEAFHSGRLVLRGSQVGSVSPARRSSRTYADRLALSLDLLADPVFDALITGECAFEELPEVLSGIAGGALPGMCHRVVYGADTAA, encoded by the coding sequence ATGAAGCGCCCCGCTCGCGCCTTCTGGCTCCGCTCCCCCGGCCACGGCGAGATACGCGATGTCACCCTCCCCGAACCGGGCGCGGACGACGTCGTGGTGCGGACGTTGTGTTCCGGTGTGAGCCGCGGCACGGAGAGCCTGGTGTTCCGCGGCGGTGTGCCGCAGAGCCAGCACGCGCTGATGCGGGCGCCGTTCCAGGACGGCGACTTCCCCGGCCCGGTCAAGTACGGCTATCTCAACGTCGGCGTCGTCGAGGAGGGCCCCCGGGACCTCCTCGGCCGTACGGTCTTCTGCCTCTACCCGCACCAGAGCCGCTACGTCGTCCCGGCGAGCGCCGTGACGCCCGTACCGGACTCGGTGCCCGCCGGGCGGGCCGTGCTGGCCGGGACCGTGGAGACGGCGGTGAACGCCCTGTGGGACGCCGCGCCGCTGATCGGGGACCGGATCGCCGTCGTCGGCGCCGGGATGATCGGCTGCTCGGTGGCCGCGCTGCTCGCCCGCTATCCGTCCGTACGCGTGCAGTTGGTCGACGCCGACCCGCGCCGCGCGGCCGTCGCCGAGGCGCTGGGCGTCGGCTTCGCGCTCCCCGAGGACGCCCTCGGCGGCTGCGATCTCGCCGTGCACGCCAGCGCCACCGAGGCCGGGCTCGCGCGCTCGCTGGAACTCCTCGGGCCGGAGGGCACCGTCCTGGAGCTGAGCTGGTACGGCGACCGGCGGATCAGCCTGCCGCTGGGCGAGGCGTTCCACTCGGGCCGGCTGGTGCTGCGCGGCAGCCAGGTCGGGTCGGTGTCCCCGGCCAGGCGCTCCAGCCGGACGTACGCGGACCGGCTCGCGCTCTCGCTCGACCTGCTCGCCGACCCGGTCTTCGACGCGCTGATCACCGGCGAGTGCGCCTTCGAGGAGCTGCCGGAGGTGCTGAGCGGGATCGCGGGCGGCGCACTGCCCGGGATGTGCCACCGCGTGGTGTACGGAGCGGACACGGCGGCCTGA
- a CDS encoding 6-pyruvoyl trahydropterin synthase family protein: MFSVTVREHLMIAHSFHGEVFGPAQRLHGATFLVDATFRRPELDDDNIVVDIGLATKELGLVVGELTYRNLDDEPEFAGINTSTEFLAKVIADRLVDRVHAGSLGEGARGLSGVSVTLHESHIAWASYERTL; encoded by the coding sequence TTGTTCAGCGTCACCGTTCGCGAGCACCTCATGATCGCTCACAGCTTTCACGGCGAGGTCTTCGGGCCCGCGCAGCGACTGCACGGGGCGACGTTCCTCGTCGACGCCACCTTCCGGCGTCCCGAGCTGGACGACGACAACATCGTGGTCGACATCGGGCTGGCCACCAAGGAGCTGGGTCTCGTGGTGGGTGAACTCACCTACCGCAACCTGGACGACGAGCCGGAGTTCGCCGGGATCAACACCTCGACGGAGTTCCTGGCCAAGGTCATCGCCGACCGGCTCGTGGACCGGGTGCACGCCGGTTCGCTGGGCGAGGGCGCGCGCGGCCTGAGCGGTGTCTCGGTCACACTGCACGAATCCCATATCGCGTGGGCGAGTTACGAGCGAACGTTGTGA
- a CDS encoding glycosyltransferase family 4 protein — protein MPGGVDDQAAPSGGNTYDRRVCRDLPGAGWQVAEYAVAGAWPWPEPAARAELARVLGTFPDDGVVLLDGLVACAAPDVVVREAERLRLAVLVHLPLGDETGLAPERAAELDAGERRTLRAVPAVVATSRWAARRLVEHHGLAPERVHVATPGADPAALATGAGEGDRGPRLLCVASVTPRKAQHLLVEALAGVAGLPWSCVCVGGLVQDPAYVARVRELIAHHGLGDRIGLAGTRRADEMDAIYRDADLLVLPSCAETYGMAVTEALARAIPVLATAVGGVPEAVGQAPGGGVPGILVPPADPVALTGALRDWLREPGVRGRTREAALGRRTALAGWETTSRSLAEALELLRHEQRAGRAQPEPRRTA, from the coding sequence ATGCCCGGCGGAGTCGACGACCAGGCCGCGCCGAGCGGTGGCAACACATACGACCGCCGGGTGTGCCGGGATCTGCCGGGCGCGGGCTGGCAGGTCGCGGAGTACGCCGTCGCGGGCGCCTGGCCCTGGCCGGAGCCCGCCGCGCGGGCGGAACTGGCGCGGGTGCTGGGCACGTTCCCGGACGACGGCGTCGTCCTCCTCGACGGGCTGGTCGCCTGCGCGGCCCCCGACGTCGTCGTGCGCGAGGCCGAACGGCTGCGGCTGGCCGTCCTCGTCCATCTGCCGCTCGGTGACGAGACCGGGCTCGCCCCGGAGCGGGCGGCGGAGCTGGACGCCGGGGAACGCCGTACCCTGCGGGCCGTCCCGGCGGTCGTGGCGACCAGCCGATGGGCCGCCCGCAGGCTCGTGGAACACCACGGGCTCGCTCCCGAGCGGGTCCATGTGGCCACCCCGGGAGCCGACCCCGCCGCCCTGGCCACCGGAGCGGGCGAGGGAGACCGGGGTCCCCGGCTGCTGTGCGTCGCCTCGGTGACGCCGCGCAAGGCGCAGCACCTGCTGGTGGAGGCCCTCGCGGGCGTCGCCGGTCTGCCGTGGAGCTGTGTGTGCGTCGGCGGACTCGTCCAGGACCCCGCATATGTGGCGCGGGTAAGGGAGTTGATCGCACACCACGGTCTCGGTGACCGGATCGGCCTCGCGGGAACCCGCCGCGCCGACGAGATGGACGCGATCTACCGGGACGCCGATCTGCTGGTGCTCCCCTCCTGCGCCGAGACGTACGGCATGGCCGTCACCGAGGCGCTCGCCCGCGCGATCCCCGTGCTGGCGACGGCCGTCGGCGGTGTCCCGGAGGCGGTCGGGCAGGCGCCCGGGGGCGGTGTGCCGGGCATTCTCGTACCGCCGGCCGACCCGGTCGCGCTCACCGGCGCGCTGCGGGACTGGCTCCGCGAGCCCGGTGTACGCGGCCGGACGCGCGAGGCCGCCCTCGGCCGGCGCACCGCGCTGGCCGGCTGGGAGACGACCTCACGGAGTCTGGCCGAGGCGCTGGAGCTGCTCCGGCACGAACAGCGTGCGGGGCGCGCACAGCCCGAACCCAGGAGGACAGCGTGA
- a CDS encoding SAM-dependent methyltransferase: MREGADAAARAPGLLGPLRAHWADQPGGTTELVIRDLGCGTGSMGRWLAPRLPGPQHWILHDHDPDLLVRAAASMPRTADDGSHVTATTERGDIAKLTSAGLAGTSLVTASALLDLLTRDELDALAAACAGAGCPALLALSVAGRVELTPAEQLDTELAEAFNAHQRRVEHGRRLLGPDAVEAASDAFARHGMEVRVRASPWRLGPGDAALTAQWLRGWVGAAVEQRPDLAPQAEAYLTRRLTDCPDGGLTAVVHHSDLLALPGGTALPGGTALPGETALSSGTDAGPAGGAW; encoded by the coding sequence CTGCGGGAAGGCGCGGACGCCGCCGCCCGCGCGCCCGGCCTGCTCGGCCCGCTGCGCGCCCACTGGGCGGATCAGCCGGGCGGGACAACGGAGTTGGTGATCCGGGACCTCGGCTGCGGCACCGGTTCGATGGGCCGCTGGCTCGCCCCCCGGCTGCCCGGCCCCCAGCACTGGATCCTGCACGACCACGACCCGGATCTCCTCGTGCGGGCCGCCGCGTCGATGCCCCGCACGGCGGACGACGGCAGCCACGTCACCGCCACGACGGAGCGCGGCGACATCGCGAAGCTGACCTCGGCCGGTCTCGCCGGTACGTCGCTGGTGACCGCCTCCGCCCTGCTCGACCTGCTCACGCGGGACGAACTGGACGCGCTCGCCGCCGCCTGCGCGGGCGCCGGCTGCCCGGCGCTGCTGGCGCTCTCCGTGGCGGGCCGCGTCGAACTCACCCCGGCGGAACAGCTGGACACCGAACTCGCCGAGGCGTTCAACGCGCACCAGCGCCGGGTCGAGCACGGCCGCCGGCTCCTCGGCCCCGACGCCGTCGAGGCGGCCTCGGACGCCTTCGCCCGGCACGGCATGGAGGTACGGGTGCGGGCGAGCCCGTGGCGGCTCGGGCCGGGGGACGCGGCGCTGACGGCGCAGTGGCTACGGGGCTGGGTCGGCGCCGCCGTCGAGCAGCGCCCGGACCTCGCGCCGCAGGCCGAGGCGTATCTGACGCGCCGTCTGACCGACTGTCCGGACGGCGGTTTGACGGCCGTCGTCCACCACAGCGACCTCCTCGCGCTGCCCGGTGGAACGGCTCTGCCCGGTGGGACGGCCCTGCCGGGTGAAACGGCCCTGTCCAGCGGGACGGACGCGGGCCCGGCAGGCGGCGCGTGGTGA
- a CDS encoding RibD family protein has translation MTGRAVEHRTGPLDASTAWDLLRSVRSAADAEAAGLARGADGRWRWRDASPGADALADRYLSLCLAGPLFTFAQLGQSLDGFIASRTGDADYVTGEEDREHLHRLRALADAVVVGAGTAVADDPRLTVRACTGDHPVRVVIDPYRRVPRSHQVFTDGSAPTLWVVGAEGAGAADGARAADEREPGPLGDGGCGVEVLTLPDRAAFAPRRLVRELARRGLGRVLVEGGGVTVSRFLHERALHRLYVTVAPVLLGDGVPGLRFTGPERMRDALRPPTRRVVLGEDTLFELDLRTPEPGEPGGDEHTGAGQGGGEGEDPVHHGDAQPLGGAESGRPEGPGGDALPGAPAADVQR, from the coding sequence ATGACCGGCCGCGCGGTGGAGCACCGTACCGGCCCGCTCGACGCGTCGACCGCCTGGGACCTGCTGCGCTCCGTCCGGTCGGCGGCCGACGCCGAAGCCGCCGGGCTGGCGCGCGGCGCGGACGGCCGGTGGCGGTGGCGGGACGCCTCGCCCGGCGCGGACGCGCTCGCCGACCGCTATCTGTCGCTGTGCCTGGCCGGTCCACTGTTCACCTTCGCGCAGTTGGGGCAGAGTCTGGACGGGTTCATCGCGAGCCGTACGGGGGACGCCGACTACGTCACCGGCGAGGAGGACCGCGAACACCTGCACCGGCTGCGCGCGCTCGCGGACGCGGTGGTCGTCGGAGCCGGCACCGCCGTGGCCGACGATCCCCGGCTGACGGTCCGTGCCTGTACGGGGGACCATCCGGTGCGGGTCGTCATCGATCCGTACCGTCGGGTGCCGCGAAGCCACCAGGTGTTCACGGACGGATCAGCGCCGACGCTGTGGGTGGTGGGCGCCGAGGGTGCCGGTGCCGCTGACGGTGCCCGTGCCGCCGACGAGCGCGAGCCGGGGCCTTTGGGGGACGGCGGCTGCGGTGTCGAGGTGCTGACTCTGCCGGACCGGGCCGCGTTCGCCCCCCGCCGGCTGGTGCGCGAGCTGGCGCGGCGCGGTCTCGGCCGGGTGCTGGTCGAGGGCGGCGGCGTGACCGTGTCCCGCTTCCTGCACGAGCGGGCACTGCACCGGCTGTACGTGACCGTGGCGCCGGTCCTGCTCGGGGACGGCGTCCCCGGGCTGCGCTTCACCGGACCCGAGCGGATGCGCGACGCCCTCCGGCCGCCGACGCGCCGCGTCGTCCTCGGCGAGGACACCCTCTTCGAACTCGACCTGCGGACGCCGGAGCCGGGCGAACCAGGGGGCGACGAGCACACCGGCGCCGGGCAGGGCGGCGGCGAGGGCGAGGACCCCGTACACCACGGCGACGCTCAGCCCCTGGGCGGCGCCGAGTCCGGCCGCCCCGAAGGCCCAGGCGGTGACGCCCTCCCGGGGGCCCCAGCCGCCGATGTTCAGCGGTAG
- a CDS encoding creatininase family protein: MSGSRTRAAGSGLLPYETTEDVRAGRAEVAVLPIGSFEQHGPFLPLVTDTVIAAVIAREVAAAHPVRLLPPLTVSCSHEHEHTDWPGTVSISAATLHAVVRDIAASLRRTGIDRLVLVNGHGGNYVLRNVVQESAGTGTRMALFPGSADWDAARERAGVLTSSRSDMHAGEVETSILLHDSPDLVRPGYETSDFLADDREHLLTLGMRGYTESGVIGRPSLASAAKGKELLAGLVDSFAGYLSLLTRPGAR; this comes from the coding sequence ATGAGTGGTTCGCGGACGAGGGCGGCGGGATCCGGCCTGCTGCCGTACGAGACGACGGAGGACGTACGGGCCGGCCGCGCCGAGGTCGCCGTCCTGCCCATCGGCAGCTTCGAGCAGCACGGACCGTTTCTTCCGCTGGTCACCGACACGGTCATCGCCGCCGTCATAGCCAGGGAGGTGGCCGCCGCGCATCCGGTGCGGCTGCTTCCTCCGCTGACGGTCTCCTGCTCGCACGAACACGAGCACACCGACTGGCCGGGAACGGTCAGCATTTCCGCCGCCACGCTCCACGCCGTGGTGCGCGACATCGCCGCTTCGCTGCGCCGCACCGGAATCGACCGGCTTGTTCTGGTCAATGGCCACGGCGGTAACTATGTGCTGCGCAACGTGGTTCAGGAGTCCGCGGGAACCGGTACGCGCATGGCGCTCTTTCCCGGATCCGCGGACTGGGACGCGGCGCGTGAACGGGCCGGAGTGCTGACCTCTTCGCGCAGCGATATGCACGCGGGCGAAGTGGAGACATCCATTCTGCTGCACGATTCTCCGGACCTGGTGCGCCCCGGTTACGAGACCTCCGACTTCCTCGCCGACGACCGTGAGCATTTGCTGACGCTCGGCATGCGCGGCTATACGGAATCGGGCGTGATCGGCCGCCCCTCGCTGGCATCCGCCGCGAAAGGAAAAGAATTGCTGGCCGGTCTGGTGGATTCCTTCGCCGGGTATCTCTCGCTGCTGACGCGGCCGGGTGCGCGATGA
- the ribA gene encoding GTP cyclohydrolase II: MTDSDGAHRDSAHTSGIERAAEVQLSTEYGEFRAVGYLDLDRGDEQIALVYGDVEGDGALTRVHSECLTGDAFGSRHCECGDQLSAALRAIVSEGRGVLVYLQGHEGRGIGLLAKLRAMRLQSEGLDTVEANLALGLPADARDYRVAAEMLHDLGVRSVRLLSNNPLKREALLRYGIKITAQVPLLIPPREENISYLRTKRERLGHHLPHLDRAPDTTDGS; encoded by the coding sequence ATGACAGATAGTGATGGCGCACACCGTGACAGCGCACATACGTCTGGGATCGAAAGGGCGGCGGAGGTCCAGCTGTCCACCGAATACGGGGAATTTCGAGCCGTCGGCTACTTGGACCTCGATCGCGGGGATGAGCAAATAGCCCTGGTGTACGGCGATGTCGAGGGGGACGGCGCACTGACCCGGGTTCATTCCGAGTGCCTGACCGGCGACGCGTTCGGCTCCAGGCACTGCGAATGCGGCGACCAGCTCTCCGCCGCGCTGCGCGCCATCGTGAGCGAGGGGCGCGGCGTTCTGGTCTACCTCCAGGGCCACGAGGGGCGGGGCATCGGTCTGCTCGCCAAACTCCGGGCGATGCGGCTCCAGTCGGAGGGGCTGGACACGGTGGAGGCCAATCTCGCGCTCGGGCTGCCGGCCGACGCCCGCGACTACCGGGTGGCGGCGGAGATGCTGCACGATCTCGGGGTGCGCTCCGTACGGCTGCTGTCCAACAACCCGCTCAAGCGTGAGGCGCTGCTGCGGTACGGCATCAAGATCACCGCGCAGGTGCCGCTGCTGATACCGCCGCGCGAGGAGAACATCTCCTACCTGCGCACCAAGCGCGAGCGCCTCGGCCACCACCTGCCGCACCTGGACCGCGCGCCCGACACGACTGACGGCAGCTGA
- a CDS encoding S1 family peptidase, with protein sequence MRHARRTFRRIARLAAVGGLICGGLMVSNAVAGEPDGREAGGAGGDAVSAELGASLVSRLGVSRTAGTWIAADGEPVVAVTDEEAADEVRRAGARAEVMRYSMGDLRAATETLGGAPRVPGTAWAVDYATNQVVVHADSSVSAADWSRLSAVAEGVGGSVRMERTEGSFTTRLDGASPIFNGGGRCSAGFNVTDGRENFILTAGHCGPVGTTWFQDEQRGGEVGTTVERSFPGNDYSLVRYGATGGGSGTGDAGRSGVVDIGGGQGVRITGVADPVVGQQVFRSGSTTGLRTGRVTALNATVNYREGPVTGLIQTTVCAEPGDSGGPLLAQGIALGVTSGGTGDCTSGGVTFFQPMTTALSALGVSLVVDDDAAGGGGGGGDGSEAASTPASSPATTDPGDAQAVLPPADGAATPGGPGGTTVTGIVDFKSLEPGLGIIAASLLLLMTAHWILSERAGRSRYRSQYSQSWG encoded by the coding sequence ATGAGGCACGCACGACGCACCTTCCGGCGGATCGCGCGACTCGCGGCCGTCGGCGGGCTGATCTGCGGTGGCCTGATGGTCTCGAACGCCGTCGCCGGTGAGCCGGACGGCCGGGAGGCGGGCGGGGCCGGCGGTGACGCCGTCTCCGCCGAGCTGGGCGCGAGCCTCGTCTCGCGGCTCGGTGTCTCCCGTACGGCGGGCACCTGGATCGCCGCCGACGGTGAGCCCGTTGTCGCGGTGACCGACGAGGAAGCGGCGGACGAGGTACGGCGGGCCGGGGCGCGGGCCGAGGTCATGCGCTACAGCATGGGCGACTTACGCGCGGCGACCGAGACACTGGGCGGGGCCCCCCGCGTGCCGGGCACCGCGTGGGCCGTGGACTACGCGACCAACCAGGTCGTGGTGCACGCCGACAGCTCCGTCTCCGCCGCCGACTGGTCCCGGCTGTCCGCGGTCGCCGAGGGCGTCGGCGGCTCGGTCCGGATGGAGCGCACCGAGGGCTCCTTCACCACGCGGCTGGACGGCGCGTCCCCGATCTTCAACGGCGGCGGCCGCTGCTCCGCCGGGTTCAACGTGACCGATGGCCGGGAGAACTTCATCCTCACCGCAGGACACTGCGGCCCCGTCGGCACCACCTGGTTCCAGGACGAGCAGCGCGGCGGCGAGGTCGGCACCACGGTCGAACGCAGCTTCCCCGGGAACGACTACTCCCTCGTGCGGTACGGGGCCACCGGCGGCGGGTCCGGCACGGGCGACGCCGGCCGCTCCGGCGTGGTGGACATCGGCGGCGGCCAGGGCGTGCGGATCACCGGGGTGGCCGACCCCGTCGTCGGGCAGCAGGTCTTCCGCAGCGGCAGTACGACGGGACTGCGCACCGGGCGCGTCACCGCGCTGAACGCGACCGTCAACTACCGCGAGGGCCCGGTCACCGGGCTGATCCAGACCACGGTCTGCGCCGAACCCGGCGACAGCGGCGGCCCGTTGCTCGCGCAGGGGATCGCGCTGGGGGTGACCTCGGGAGGGACCGGCGACTGCACGTCCGGCGGGGTCACGTTCTTCCAGCCGATGACCACGGCGCTCTCGGCGCTCGGGGTGAGCCTCGTCGTGGACGACGACGCCGCCGGCGGGGGCGGCGGCGGGGGCGACGGCTCCGAAGCCGCCAGCACCCCCGCCTCCAGCCCGGCCACCACGGATCCGGGCGACGCGCAGGCCGTACTCCCGCCCGCCGACGGGGCGGCCACCCCGGGCGGTCCCGGCGGGACGACGGTCACGGGGATCGTGGACTTCAAGTCCCTCGAACCCGGCCTGGGAATCATCGCCGCCAGCCTGCTCCTGCTGATGACCGCCCACTGGATCCTGTCCGAGCGGGCGGGCCGCAGCCGCTACCGCAGCCAGTACTCGCAGAGTTGGGGCTGA
- a CDS encoding flavoprotein, translating into MTDQTENRTGDQAGKPFLYVVVCASGIAPDVGTLISAAHAQGRDVGVVATPQALGFIDRAAVESLTGYPVRSAWRLPGEPRPLPPPDAIAVAPATFNTLNKWAAGISDTLALGVLCEAYGLGVPTAVLPYLNAAQAAHPAYRQSLDRLRGMGVRIGSREPHPAGTNGGADRFRWEEALELLPVDGAIGRGGPPGSARGDR; encoded by the coding sequence ATGACTGACCAGACCGAGAACCGGACCGGAGACCAGGCCGGGAAACCGTTCCTTTACGTCGTCGTGTGCGCCTCCGGCATCGCCCCGGACGTCGGCACCCTCATCTCCGCCGCCCACGCGCAAGGCCGGGACGTCGGCGTCGTCGCCACCCCGCAGGCCCTCGGCTTCATCGACCGCGCCGCCGTCGAGTCGCTGACCGGCTACCCCGTCCGGTCGGCCTGGCGGCTGCCCGGCGAACCCCGCCCGCTGCCGCCGCCGGACGCGATCGCGGTCGCCCCGGCGACCTTCAACACCCTCAACAAATGGGCGGCCGGGATCTCGGACACCCTCGCGCTCGGTGTCCTCTGCGAGGCGTACGGGCTCGGCGTCCCCACCGCCGTACTGCCGTATCTGAACGCGGCCCAGGCCGCCCATCCCGCGTACCGCCAGAGCCTCGACAGGCTGCGCGGGATGGGGGTGCGGATCGGCTCGCGCGAACCTCATCCGGCCGGTACGAACGGCGGCGCGGACCGGTTCCGTTGGGAAGAGGCGCTGGAGCTGCTGCCGGTGGACGGTGCGATCGGCCGAGGAGGCCCGCCGGGATCCGCTCGGGGGGATCGCTGA
- a CDS encoding AbfB domain-containing protein codes for MPEMSGADPTRPTEHEHPPVPPAAPPPAPSAAPPAAPSDNLPVPVKRPRKGAGARMGAGMGASTGASRRKELTPVPPTGAHRRSPNPSDLLLFSGMTASAAWRQQNGSGAAAGTGPGPGTGPGTGPGTGPGTGPGNSGGPGGPGGSGPGGRGPSWAEEPWDQEPPPLPKKGGLIRNTVLLGVGTLAFGIVLAMIAGPAQHNADQAAAPKSTLPQPPLPAFPAQGTDTEPGDVTDASDDTPSGTDGAFSELSPADAPARLHPSAAAAATGGSSGGAAGGSDDAKGSGKEGGGSGSDSGSGSGSGSGASSGPGTGSGTGGSGSGGGSSATPPAASSRKRAMQSVNYPDRYWNIRGNLGFLDTVSRDSATLTIVDGLAKSDCYSFALGGGRYLRHSSFRLRSDANDGSTAFKRDATFCPRKTPRGDTLALESYNYPGRFIRHRDFQLWLDPYQHSPLYQADTTFRMVKG; via the coding sequence ATGCCAGAGATGAGCGGTGCCGACCCCACTCGGCCCACGGAGCACGAACACCCGCCCGTACCCCCGGCCGCGCCCCCGCCCGCACCGTCAGCCGCACCCCCGGCCGCGCCCTCGGACAACCTGCCGGTGCCGGTGAAACGCCCGCGCAAGGGCGCGGGAGCGAGAATGGGCGCGGGCATGGGGGCGAGCACGGGGGCGAGCCGCCGGAAGGAACTCACACCGGTCCCGCCCACCGGAGCGCACCGCCGCAGCCCCAACCCGTCGGATCTGCTGCTGTTCTCGGGCATGACCGCCTCGGCGGCCTGGCGCCAGCAGAACGGTTCGGGCGCGGCTGCGGGCACGGGCCCCGGTCCGGGCACGGGTCCGGGCACGGGTCCGGGCACGGGTCCGGGCACGGGTCCGGGCAACTCGGGCGGCCCCGGGGGCCCCGGCGGCTCGGGACCGGGCGGACGGGGGCCGAGCTGGGCCGAGGAGCCGTGGGACCAGGAGCCTCCCCCGCTCCCCAAGAAGGGGGGTCTCATACGGAACACGGTGCTGCTCGGCGTCGGCACGCTCGCGTTCGGGATCGTCCTGGCCATGATCGCCGGTCCGGCGCAGCACAACGCCGACCAGGCCGCCGCGCCCAAGTCCACACTGCCGCAGCCTCCCCTGCCGGCCTTCCCCGCCCAGGGCACTGACACCGAACCGGGCGATGTGACGGACGCGAGCGACGACACCCCGTCCGGCACCGACGGCGCCTTCTCCGAGCTGTCACCGGCCGACGCCCCGGCCCGCCTCCACCCCAGCGCGGCGGCAGCGGCGACGGGCGGATCCTCGGGCGGCGCGGCCGGCGGAAGCGACGACGCCAAGGGAAGCGGCAAGGAAGGCGGCGGGAGCGGGAGCGACTCCGGCTCGGGCTCGGGGTCCGGATCCGGTGCCTCCTCGGGACCGGGCACCGGATCGGGCACCGGCGGCAGCGGTTCCGGCGGGGGCTCCTCCGCGACCCCTCCGGCGGCCTCCTCCCGCAAGCGCGCCATGCAGTCCGTCAACTACCCGGACCGCTACTGGAACATACGCGGCAACCTGGGCTTCCTCGACACCGTCAGCCGTGACTCGGCGACGCTCACGATCGTCGACGGCCTCGCGAAGTCCGACTGCTACTCCTTCGCCCTCGGCGGCGGGCGCTATCTGCGCCACTCCTCCTTCCGGCTGCGCTCCGACGCCAACGACGGCAGCACCGCCTTCAAGCGGGACGCCACCTTCTGCCCCCGGAAGACCCCGCGCGGCGACACCTTGGCGCTGGAGTCCTACAACTACCCGGGCCGGTTCATCCGGCACCGCGACTTCCAGCTGTGGCTGGACCCCTACCAGCACTCGCCCCTCTACCAGGCCGACACGACCTTCCGCATGGTCAAGGGCTGA